One genomic segment of Marinitoga piezophila KA3 includes these proteins:
- the fliY gene encoding flagellar motor switch phosphatase FliY, protein MSDEFLSQEELDALLQGLTQEENSSGNTADSGSSASASASGPTASSENAQVDDVLLDLVGEVGNIAMGAGATTLSTLLKRKVDISSPTPLKLLKSELKNQFSGKYLMISINYKDGLRGTNFFLFPAEISSIIADLMMGGTGENVPETFDEISISALAEAINQMMGAAATSLSDFLQTKVDITPPQVEVLDFDDPNLTFPPDFEGTADTIIAVKFILKIQGMKDGEMWQFVPIDIAHDIKEKVLAAQQVDLEENAQAQQAAGAPAQMPAQQPMQQQMPMQQQMPMQQPMPQQQMPMQQPMMPQQQMPMQQPMYPQYPQQQMPMQQPMMYPQYPQQMPMQQPMGYIPPEQQVNVQPKTFGNISGKTVEPTEEIDYEKLQLLFDVPLNVSVELGRRKYSLRDILNFHQGSMIQLDKLAGEPVDIYVNGRLIARGEVVVIDENFGVRITEIVSLEERLRALK, encoded by the coding sequence ATGTCTGATGAATTTTTATCTCAAGAGGAGTTAGACGCGCTCTTACAGGGATTAACTCAGGAAGAAAATAGTTCTGGAAATACAGCTGATTCTGGAAGTTCAGCTTCAGCATCAGCAAGTGGACCAACTGCTTCAAGTGAAAATGCACAGGTTGATGATGTGTTATTAGACCTTGTTGGAGAAGTTGGAAATATTGCAATGGGTGCTGGAGCAACAACATTATCAACCTTATTAAAAAGAAAGGTTGATATATCAAGTCCAACACCGCTTAAATTATTAAAGTCTGAATTAAAAAATCAATTTAGTGGAAAATATTTAATGATATCCATAAACTATAAAGATGGATTACGGGGTACAAATTTCTTTTTATTCCCTGCTGAAATCTCCTCCATTATTGCAGACTTAATGATGGGTGGTACAGGTGAAAATGTACCGGAAACATTTGATGAAATATCAATAAGCGCATTAGCAGAAGCAATAAACCAGATGATGGGTGCAGCGGCTACATCGCTTTCGGATTTTTTGCAAACGAAAGTTGATATAACGCCACCTCAGGTAGAGGTTCTGGATTTTGATGATCCCAATTTAACCTTTCCACCTGATTTTGAGGGAACAGCAGATACAATAATAGCTGTTAAATTTATATTAAAGATTCAGGGAATGAAAGATGGGGAAATGTGGCAATTTGTTCCAATAGATATAGCACATGATATAAAAGAAAAAGTTCTTGCAGCACAACAGGTTGATCTTGAAGAAAATGCACAGGCACAACAGGCTGCAGGAGCTCCGGCTCAAATGCCAGCTCAACAACCAATGCAACAACAAATGCCAATGCAGCAACAAATGCCGATGCAGCAACCAATGCCGCAACAACAGATGCCAATGCAACAACCAATGATGCCACAACAACAAATGCCGATGCAACAACCAATGTATCCTCAATATCCACAACAACAAATGCCAATGCAACAGCCAATGATGTATCCTCAATATCCACAACAAATGCCGATGCAACAACCAATGGGATATATCCCGCCGGAACAACAGGTTAATGTACAACCAAAAACATTTGGGAATATTTCAGGAAAAACAGTTGAACCAACAGAAGAGATAGACTATGAAAAATTACAATTATTATTTGATGTACCATTAAATGTATCTGTTGAACTTGGTCGAAGGAAATATTCATTGAGAGATATTCTTAATTTCCATCAGGGATCAATGATTCAATTGGATAAATTGGCCGGTGAACCTGTAGATATATATGTAAATGGCAGATTAATTGCACGTGGAGAGGTTGTTGTTATAGATGAAAACTTTGGTGTTAGAATCACAGAAATAGTATCTTTAGAAGAAAGGTTGAGAGCGTTAAAATGA
- a CDS encoding MBL fold metallo-hydrolase — translation MLEVINNKVLVFWFENMASNVTAVELNEEVILIDSSLYPEKLEKIIELVELRTKKKVKKVFLTHYHPDHSFGAIFYGKLEIILSEKTMIKLFDYDNEILEKISKESEYDFSDLQKKLAKCKFNIFRNDTLNTSSKSVISGISLGGHTADSTIYKIYPDNILIAGDLIVSGTHSELDDGNIDNWIKILNEFKSQDINKIIPGHGKPGGKELIDFQLDYLNTFKSGNVEELLKKFKKLKYPELLNRE, via the coding sequence ATGCTGGAGGTAATTAATAATAAGGTTCTGGTGTTCTGGTTTGAAAATATGGCAAGTAATGTTACAGCTGTAGAATTAAATGAAGAGGTAATTTTAATCGATTCTTCACTTTATCCTGAAAAGTTAGAAAAAATTATAGAGTTAGTTGAATTGAGAACTAAAAAGAAGGTAAAAAAGGTATTTTTAACCCATTATCATCCTGATCATTCATTTGGAGCAATTTTTTATGGAAAATTAGAAATAATCCTATCAGAAAAGACTATGATAAAACTTTTTGATTATGACAATGAAATTCTTGAAAAAATTTCAAAGGAATCTGAATACGATTTTTCTGATTTACAGAAAAAACTTGCTAAATGCAAATTTAATATTTTCAGAAATGATACTTTAAATACCTCTTCAAAATCTGTAATTAGTGGTATTTCATTGGGAGGTCATACTGCAGATTCCACTATTTATAAGATTTATCCGGATAATATTCTTATTGCGGGGGATTTAATTGTTTCAGGAACCCATTCTGAACTTGATGATGGCAATATTGATAACTGGATAAAGATTTTAAATGAATTTAAATCACAGGATATAAATAAAATAATTCCCGGTCATGGAAAACCGGGAGGAAAAGAACTTATTGATTTTCAACTTGATTATCTTAATACATTTAAATCAGGTAATGTTGAAGAATTATTGAAAAAATTCAAAAAACTTAAATATCCTGAATTACTCAACAGAGAATGA
- a CDS encoding ABC transporter ATP-binding protein yields the protein MKKNWWRYLIGIIFLLMIDYFQIFIPKKIGGIIDNLKNIENMNVIKTYIISMLTLAVSIMIGRFIWRFFIFGTSRLFEFKTANKMFGHILDQSYDFYDKWRTGDLMTRFTEDLNSVRMAMGPSIVMMIDTLFMSSITIYAMINFVNLKLTIYSLLPLPIIGLITLFFGKTIRKLFKHLQKTISDLSDHTEESYAGIHVVKVFSLEKTMLKRFNDRSQKYYDAQMSLIKTWGLMFPLIQFLASMSGVIAIYLGGKMVINEEITFGQLIMFYSYIGMLVWPMMAIGWVVNVLQRGKASYQRLMEIMKSKSNVPEPEKIDENYKFKGKIEIKNLNFKYPGTDKIVLKNINMNIEPGEMVAFVGKIGSGKSTIAKLLLKFYPVEDGKIFIDGIDINKLHSKVIRDNIAYVPQESFLFSMPIEDNISFAHPEQVEKAPEFAKIANVHEDILELPEKYKTLVGERGVTLSGGQKQRVSIARALAKDASFIILDDCLSAVDTETEEAIINNLRNNVINKTMIVISHRLKAVRNADKIFVFDDGEIIESGTHQELMALEGVYYGMYMKQLIEEKLEEE from the coding sequence GTGAAAAAAAATTGGTGGCGTTATTTAATAGGGATAATTTTTTTATTGATGATTGATTATTTTCAAATATTTATTCCTAAAAAAATAGGTGGAATAATTGACAACCTGAAAAATATTGAAAATATGAATGTCATTAAAACCTATATTATTTCAATGCTTACACTTGCTGTTTCAATAATGATAGGAAGATTTATATGGAGATTTTTTATATTTGGAACTTCAAGATTATTTGAATTCAAAACAGCAAACAAAATGTTTGGTCATATATTGGACCAGTCATATGACTTTTATGACAAATGGAGAACAGGAGATTTAATGACCAGATTTACAGAAGATTTAAATTCTGTAAGAATGGCAATGGGGCCGTCAATAGTAATGATGATAGACACATTATTTATGTCTTCTATAACCATATATGCAATGATAAACTTTGTCAATTTAAAGCTTACAATATATTCATTATTGCCATTGCCAATAATAGGTTTAATTACACTATTCTTTGGAAAAACAATAAGAAAATTATTTAAACATTTACAAAAAACAATTTCTGATTTATCAGACCATACAGAAGAAAGTTATGCGGGTATTCATGTTGTAAAGGTATTTTCTCTTGAAAAAACAATGTTAAAAAGATTTAATGACAGATCTCAAAAATACTATGATGCCCAGATGAGCTTAATAAAAACATGGGGATTAATGTTTCCATTAATTCAGTTTTTAGCCTCAATGTCAGGTGTAATTGCCATATATCTTGGTGGGAAAATGGTAATAAATGAAGAAATTACATTTGGACAGTTAATAATGTTTTACTCATATATTGGTATGTTAGTATGGCCTATGATGGCAATAGGATGGGTAGTAAATGTATTACAAAGAGGTAAAGCTTCCTACCAGCGATTAATGGAAATAATGAAATCAAAATCAAATGTTCCTGAACCAGAAAAAATAGATGAAAATTATAAATTTAAAGGGAAAATTGAAATAAAGAATTTAAACTTTAAATATCCAGGAACAGATAAAATAGTCTTAAAAAATATAAATATGAATATAGAACCGGGAGAAATGGTAGCTTTTGTTGGAAAGATAGGTTCTGGAAAATCCACAATAGCTAAACTGCTTTTAAAATTCTATCCTGTGGAAGACGGGAAAATATTTATTGATGGTATAGACATTAACAAATTACATTCTAAGGTAATAAGAGATAATATCGCATATGTTCCTCAGGAATCATTTTTATTTTCAATGCCAATAGAAGATAATATAAGTTTTGCCCATCCTGAACAGGTAGAAAAAGCGCCGGAATTTGCAAAAATAGCTAATGTTCATGAAGATATACTTGAATTACCTGAAAAATATAAAACGCTTGTTGGCGAAAGAGGAGTAACATTATCCGGCGGTCAGAAACAAAGGGTAAGTATTGCAAGAGCATTGGCTAAAGATGCCTCCTTTATAATTCTGGACGATTGTCTTTCTGCTGTTGATACAGAAACAGAAGAAGCAATAATAAACAATTTAAGAAATAATGTAATTAACAAAACAATGATAGTTATATCCCATAGACTAAAAGCTGTTCGAAACGCAGATAAAATATTTGTATTTGATGATGGTGAAATAATTGAATCAGGAACTCATCAGGAATTAATGGCACTTGAAGGCGTATATTATGGTATGTATATGAAACAGCTCATTGAAGAAAAGTTAGAGGAGGAATAA
- a CDS encoding ABC transporter ATP-binding protein: protein MRTAHTDILKEEQQRSYSNRKIFKDLWQYIRKYYAILIAALIFLVASTVVDLTIPTIMRYVIDNVINAAYKFEKVDDTFKSTPNGEYVLKHENDSYYMINDKTNEKIPVKDEFVKNVKTGALSEISKYSIIIITLFFFQFLFNYGQVIFSNLLGQKVIYDIREKLYIHMLHVPLDFFTKNPTGKITTRTVNDTQNLSQFFTDVLTSLTKDVAIIIGVIIVMFKMNVRLSLYVTIMFPAIILVTWIFGVLDKKIYVKARTRISATNSFLAENISGAAVTKAFNQEERKRKEFYDLSHKLYKARMQQIILNGLFRPFMNVMYYITISLLFWFGAGLFKQNLVSFGVLVAFTSYIDMFFRPLFDIAEKYDIMQNAFASAEKIFKLNELEEEDYGKGLKKEIDKASIKFHNVSFAYEKDNYILKNVSFEIEEHENIAIVGETGSGKTTIIKLINGLYRPQMGDIFIGNTKLEDYDIKALRRQIAVVPQDVFLFTGTILDNIRMFDESISEEEVINAAKQVHAHEMIEKFPDKYYTKILERGSTLSAGERQLIALARAVIFKSKIIILDEATANIDVETEYLIQKAMENLIGKVTILSIAHRLSTIKTANRILVVHKGRVVEEGTHNDLMEKRGIYYDLYRLQYETN, encoded by the coding sequence ATGCGAACAGCTCATACAGATATATTAAAAGAAGAACAGCAAAGAAGTTATTCAAATAGAAAAATATTCAAAGATTTATGGCAATATATAAGAAAATATTATGCAATACTTATAGCTGCGTTAATCTTTCTTGTTGCCTCTACAGTAGTTGATTTAACCATACCAACAATAATGAGATATGTAATTGATAATGTTATAAATGCTGCATATAAATTTGAAAAAGTCGATGATACATTTAAAAGCACACCAAACGGTGAATATGTTTTAAAACATGAAAATGATTCATATTACATGATAAACGATAAAACAAATGAAAAGATACCCGTTAAAGATGAATTTGTAAAAAACGTTAAAACAGGTGCATTAAGTGAAATTTCCAAATATTCTATAATAATAATAACCCTTTTCTTTTTTCAATTCCTTTTTAATTACGGGCAGGTAATATTTTCCAATTTGCTGGGGCAAAAGGTAATATATGATATCAGGGAAAAACTCTATATACATATGCTACATGTTCCTCTTGACTTCTTTACAAAAAATCCAACAGGAAAAATAACAACTAGAACTGTAAACGATACTCAAAATCTATCGCAATTTTTCACAGACGTTCTTACCAGTTTAACAAAAGACGTTGCAATAATAATTGGTGTAATAATAGTAATGTTTAAAATGAATGTTAGATTATCTTTATATGTAACCATAATGTTTCCAGCTATAATTTTGGTTACATGGATTTTTGGTGTTCTGGATAAAAAGATATATGTAAAAGCAAGAACGAGGATTTCAGCTACAAACTCATTCCTTGCAGAAAATATTTCTGGTGCAGCAGTAACCAAGGCCTTTAATCAGGAAGAAAGAAAAAGAAAGGAATTTTATGATTTAAGCCATAAACTATATAAGGCAAGAATGCAGCAAATAATATTAAACGGATTATTCAGACCATTTATGAACGTTATGTATTATATAACCATATCTTTATTATTCTGGTTTGGTGCAGGATTATTTAAACAAAATCTCGTTTCATTTGGTGTTCTTGTGGCATTTACCTCATATATAGATATGTTCTTTAGACCTTTATTTGATATTGCAGAAAAATACGATATTATGCAAAATGCATTTGCATCAGCAGAAAAAATATTCAAATTAAATGAACTTGAAGAAGAGGATTATGGCAAAGGTTTAAAAAAAGAGATTGATAAAGCCAGTATAAAATTTCACAATGTCTCATTTGCATATGAAAAGGACAATTATATACTTAAAAATGTTTCATTTGAAATTGAAGAACATGAAAATATAGCAATAGTTGGTGAAACAGGTTCAGGAAAAACAACAATTATAAAATTAATAAATGGCCTATACAGACCGCAAATGGGAGATATATTCATAGGAAATACAAAACTTGAAGATTACGATATAAAGGCATTAAGAAGGCAAATAGCTGTTGTTCCACAGGATGTATTTTTATTTACAGGAACAATACTTGATAACATACGAATGTTCGATGAAAGTATTAGTGAGGAAGAAGTAATAAATGCAGCGAAACAGGTACATGCTCATGAAATGATAGAAAAATTTCCGGATAAATACTATACAAAAATACTTGAAAGAGGTAGCACATTATCAGCAGGTGAAAGACAATTAATAGCACTTGCAAGAGCAGTAATATTCAAATCAAAAATAATTATCTTAGACGAAGCAACAGCTAATATAGACGTTGAAACGGAATATTTAATACAAAAAGCCATGGAAAATCTCATAGGAAAAGTTACAATATTATCCATTGCGCATAGATTATCCACAATAAAAACAGCCAATAGAATACTTGTTGTCCATAAAGGAAGAGTAGTTGAAGAAGGAACACATAATGATTTAATGGAAAAAAGAGGCATATATTATGACCTTTATAGATTACAGTACGAAACAAATTAA
- a CDS encoding class I SAM-dependent methyltransferase, with translation MNIDRRLKNSYEKLANHYEKDVDTKSFNAYYERPAMTRLIGNVNGLKILDAGCGAGYYMELMINKGAKEVVGIDFSENMVAAAKRRIKDNGKVFLHNLNEDLPFEDSYFDLIISSLTLHYVKDINKVFRELSRVLKKDGHIVISIHHPMMTYLYFQIENYFEEVLLEDRINGIPVFFYHRPLEMIINAFAKNNLFIERIIEPKPIKKFMEQDEKNYKKLMKKPQFILIKGIKK, from the coding sequence ATGAATATAGATAGAAGATTAAAAAATTCTTATGAGAAACTGGCAAATCATTATGAGAAGGATGTAGATACTAAAAGTTTTAATGCTTATTATGAAAGACCTGCTATGACCAGATTAATTGGTAATGTGAATGGGTTGAAGATTCTCGATGCCGGTTGCGGTGCAGGTTATTATATGGAATTAATGATAAATAAAGGTGCAAAAGAGGTTGTTGGGATTGATTTTTCAGAAAATATGGTTGCTGCTGCGAAAAGAAGGATTAAAGATAACGGAAAAGTATTTCTTCATAATTTAAACGAAGATTTACCTTTTGAAGATAGTTATTTTGATTTAATAATCTCATCACTTACTCTACACTATGTAAAGGATATAAATAAAGTTTTTAGAGAATTATCAAGGGTTTTGAAAAAAGATGGACATATTGTTATTTCTATACATCATCCTATGATGACTTACCTTTATTTTCAAATAGAAAATTATTTTGAAGAAGTTTTGCTGGAAGATAGGATTAATGGTATTCCTGTATTTTTTTATCATAGACCGCTTGAAATGATTATAAATGCTTTTGCTAAAAATAATTTATTTATTGAAAGAATTATTGAACCAAAACCCATAAAAAAATTCATGGAACAGGATGAAAAGAATTATAAAAAACTTATGAAAAAACCACAATTTATCCTTATTAAAGGAATAAAAAAATAG
- a CDS encoding MFS transporter codes for MDSNLRKYLIINSIPAFSFITILLSPMYASKIGLNVYEASIVFSVVYGIQAILTFALGHFFEKKSPNYGLAAGRLLFAIGNIILAFAFNSYIYLIAQIVIGSIDIFWPLVSMYERAIVPPNKREKFYFLLPLISEFVKVLLFVPIIFFMDYDKTSLNFYRNVFLSVSALNILYAVLMVKYLPFVKSGSDLHEEHMEIHKPNIKKYITVLLNQIIFFANFGFGSYLIISYYIKDILNADAKVMLTYEVAFSLTVLTSVLWKKYIKLKNEDAIVIGTFIMSLFYAMLLVKGWIPFYFSHVLLGIGFVLWISSKEPLKQEYAPVNFGRYEGLFNGIQLFSKIFTPVAAGYIASQYSYDMVFTISFIVLFANSIITFFGLRYPSR; via the coding sequence GTGGATTCAAATTTAAGAAAATATCTCATAATAAACTCAATACCAGCATTTTCATTTATAACAATATTGCTTTCGCCAATGTATGCGAGCAAAATAGGCCTGAACGTATATGAAGCAAGTATAGTATTCTCTGTAGTATATGGAATACAGGCAATACTCACCTTTGCTCTTGGACATTTTTTTGAAAAAAAATCTCCTAATTATGGTCTTGCAGCTGGAAGACTACTATTTGCAATTGGTAATATAATTCTCGCTTTTGCATTTAATTCTTATATATATTTAATTGCACAAATAGTTATTGGAAGTATAGATATATTCTGGCCTCTTGTTAGCATGTATGAAAGGGCTATTGTTCCACCAAATAAAAGAGAAAAATTCTATTTTCTATTGCCTCTTATATCAGAATTTGTAAAGGTTTTATTATTTGTTCCAATAATATTCTTTATGGATTACGATAAAACATCTCTTAATTTTTATAGAAATGTCTTTTTATCTGTTTCGGCGTTAAATATATTATATGCTGTTTTAATGGTTAAATATCTTCCTTTTGTAAAAAGCGGAAGTGATTTACACGAAGAACATATGGAAATTCATAAACCCAATATAAAAAAATATATAACAGTCCTTTTAAACCAGATAATCTTTTTTGCAAATTTCGGTTTTGGAAGTTACTTAATCATATCATATTATATCAAAGATATACTAAATGCTGATGCAAAGGTTATGTTAACTTATGAGGTTGCATTTTCTCTCACAGTATTGACATCTGTTTTGTGGAAAAAATATATAAAATTAAAAAATGAAGATGCCATTGTAATTGGAACATTTATAATGTCATTGTTTTATGCTATGTTACTGGTAAAAGGATGGATACCATTTTATTTCTCACATGTGTTATTGGGTATAGGTTTTGTATTATGGATTTCGTCGAAAGAACCGTTAAAACAGGAATATGCACCTGTTAATTTTGGTAGATATGAAGGTCTTTTTAATGGAATTCAATTATTTTCAAAAATCTTTACACCTGTTGCAGCTGGGTATATAGCTTCTCAATATTCATATGATATGGTATTTACAATATCTTTCATTGTTTTATTTGCAAATTCAATAATAACTTTCTTTGGGTTAAGATATCCCTCCAGATAA
- a CDS encoding DUF4382 domain-containing protein has protein sequence MRKVSYLLVALLILSFALVGCVNTQEELKTEETSTVKVLLTDMPLNTIDKLDVYIESFGYKYSINGTSYDGTPVEINKAYDILSLAGTETSLFSIELPASAVLSQITLTVKDATVTINDQEYPVELKLNEIKIQNVDIEIGEGGELVLDFDVVRSLHVQGNLTSPEILLSPVLKPTYRRGLADNHYLIKGEVVNGTDPVSMAVVTISDDSTILRATLTDDNGVFCLGKYEDGNYTIEVYSNIDVTKDLSEYTPDATEKITVSGEDITNIKIDISNQ, from the coding sequence ATGAGAAAAGTATCATATCTTTTAGTGGCATTGCTTATATTAAGTTTTGCGTTGGTGGGATGTGTAAATACACAGGAAGAATTAAAAACAGAAGAAACATCTACAGTAAAAGTATTATTAACAGATATGCCTTTAAACACCATTGATAAATTAGACGTTTATATTGAAAGTTTTGGTTATAAATATTCAATAAATGGAACAAGTTATGATGGAACACCAGTTGAAATTAATAAGGCATATGACATTTTATCATTAGCAGGCACTGAAACATCATTATTTTCAATAGAATTACCGGCAAGCGCAGTACTTTCTCAGATAACATTGACAGTAAAAGATGCAACAGTAACAATTAATGATCAGGAATACCCTGTTGAATTAAAACTCAACGAGATAAAAATTCAAAATGTTGACATTGAAATTGGAGAAGGTGGAGAATTAGTTCTTGATTTTGATGTTGTAAGATCATTACATGTGCAAGGAAATTTAACTTCTCCAGAAATTTTATTATCCCCTGTATTAAAACCAACATATAGAAGAGGTTTAGCAGACAATCATTATTTAATAAAAGGAGAAGTTGTTAATGGAACAGATCCAGTTTCTATGGCTGTTGTAACAATTAGTGATGATTCCACAATTTTAAGAGCAACATTAACAGATGATAATGGTGTATTCTGTCTTGGGAAATATGAAGACGGTAACTATACAATAGAAGTATATTCAAATATTGATGTAACTAAAGACCTTAGTGAATACACTCCAGATGCAACAGAAAAAATAACCGTATCCGGTGAAGATATCACAAATATAAAAATAGATATATCAAATCAGTAA
- a CDS encoding ABC transporter substrate-binding protein, protein MKKVLLFVLITLFVVFTFAKSVVVVGTTDKIRTLDPAKCYDYFSSNILQNVLVGLVDYEVNTSNLIPSLAEKWEVSSDSLTYTFHLRKDAKFEDGTPIDAKVMKYSIDRAMKLNGDPAFLLTDIVDSTKVVDDYTFQIKLKYPFSAFVSVLGYTVAWPVNPKLYPENSFYEGAPSASGPYKITEWIRDVRIVLEKNDKYYGPAPKTDKIIITFYESAATLRLALETGQIDIAFRHLDPRDISDLEANPNITVLKGSSPQIRYLVLNTKQKPFDNPLVRKAIMYAVDRERLVDDVFVGLAQPLYSMVPMGMWSHKDIFPKRNLNAAKRLLQQAGYWFDKPLTIDLWYSPTHYGTTEADVAQVLKEALEETGIIKVNIKYAEWSTYVDYFLNGAMGLFLLGWYPDYIDPDDYLWPFLSINGAKSMGSFYESKITEDLMRAARVCVDQNTRSDLYEQVQNHLVVDVPNIPLWQGVAVVASQKNVKGVLLEPTQIFRYYLIYKK, encoded by the coding sequence ATGAAGAAAGTATTGTTATTTGTTTTGATTACGTTATTTGTTGTATTTACTTTTGCTAAAAGTGTTGTGGTAGTAGGAACTACTGATAAGATTAGAACACTTGATCCGGCAAAATGTTATGATTATTTTTCAAGCAACATTCTTCAAAATGTATTGGTAGGTCTTGTTGATTATGAAGTGAATACTTCAAACCTTATTCCATCACTTGCAGAAAAATGGGAAGTTTCAAGTGATAGTCTTACTTATACATTCCATTTAAGAAAAGATGCAAAATTCGAAGATGGAACACCAATTGATGCAAAGGTTATGAAATACTCAATTGATAGGGCAATGAAATTAAATGGTGATCCTGCATTCTTATTAACAGATATAGTTGACAGCACAAAGGTTGTTGATGACTATACATTCCAGATTAAATTAAAATACCCATTCTCAGCATTTGTATCAGTTTTAGGATATACAGTAGCATGGCCGGTAAATCCAAAATTGTATCCAGAAAATTCATTCTATGAAGGAGCACCATCAGCATCAGGTCCATATAAGATAACAGAATGGATTAGAGATGTAAGAATTGTTCTTGAAAAGAATGACAAATATTACGGTCCAGCACCAAAAACAGATAAAATCATAATTACATTCTATGAAAGTGCAGCAACATTAAGATTGGCTCTTGAAACAGGACAGATTGATATTGCATTTAGACATCTTGATCCAAGGGATATTAGTGATCTTGAAGCAAATCCAAATATCACAGTATTAAAAGGTAGCAGTCCACAGATTAGATATCTTGTTTTAAATACAAAACAAAAACCATTTGATAATCCATTGGTAAGAAAAGCTATAATGTATGCTGTTGATAGAGAAAGATTAGTAGATGATGTATTTGTAGGACTTGCACAGCCATTATATTCAATGGTTCCAATGGGAATGTGGAGTCATAAAGATATATTCCCAAAAAGAAATTTAAATGCAGCCAAGAGATTATTACAGCAGGCTGGTTATTGGTTTGATAAACCATTGACAATAGACTTATGGTATTCACCAACACATTATGGTACAACAGAAGCAGATGTTGCACAGGTTCTTAAAGAAGCTCTTGAAGAAACAGGAATAATTAAGGTAAATATTAAATATGCAGAATGGTCAACATATGTTGATTACTTCTTAAATGGTGCAATGGGATTATTCTTACTTGGTTGGTATCCAGATTATATTGATCCTGATGATTACTTATGGCCATTCTTAAGTATAAACGGTGCAAAATCAATGGGTAGTTTCTATGAAAGCAAAATAACAGAAGATCTCATGAGAGCAGCAAGAGTTTGTGTAGATCAAAACACAAGATCAGATCTTTATGAACAGGTACAGAATCATCTTGTTGTTGATGTTCCAAATATCCCATTATGGCAGGGAGTAGCAGTTGTTGCATCACAAAAGAATGTAAAAGGTGTATTGCTTGAACCAACTCAGATCTTCAGATATTATTTAATCTACAAAAAATAA